In Candidatus Binatia bacterium, a single window of DNA contains:
- a CDS encoding toxin-antitoxin system HicB family antitoxin — MGRDTTMPRLGRTAASGRFVLRVPAGLHAALRRAAAAAGLSLNDYCTRKLAAPIGSLGGAGGASGVVERAASVCGDALVGVVAYGSWARGEADERSDVDLLVVVEASVSLSRALYRKWDATPLTWEGRVVEPHFVRLPALPERVGGIWAEAAIDGIVLFERGLVVSARLAAVRRDILAGRLVRRFAHGQPYWFEVA, encoded by the coding sequence ATGGGTCGCGATACTACGATGCCCCGGCTGGGGCGTACCGCGGCTTCCGGGCGGTTCGTGCTTCGTGTGCCGGCGGGGTTGCACGCGGCGTTGCGGCGGGCGGCGGCGGCGGCCGGTCTGTCGCTCAACGACTATTGCACGCGCAAGCTGGCGGCGCCGATCGGCAGTCTGGGTGGCGCCGGCGGAGCGTCAGGGGTGGTCGAGCGGGCGGCCAGCGTGTGCGGCGATGCGCTTGTGGGCGTAGTCGCCTACGGATCGTGGGCTCGCGGTGAGGCGGACGAGCGCTCCGACGTCGACCTGCTCGTTGTCGTGGAGGCGAGCGTGTCGCTCTCGCGTGCGCTGTACAGAAAATGGGACGCGACGCCGCTGACCTGGGAGGGGCGGGTGGTCGAACCGCACTTCGTCCGTCTACCGGCGCTGCCGGAACGGGTCGGCGGGATCTGGGCGGAGGCGGCCATCGACGGCATTGTCCTGTTCGAGCGTGGACTGGTCGTGTCGGCGCGGCTCGCGGCGGTCAGGCGAGACATCCTCGCGGGGCGTCTCGTGCGGCGCTTCGCACACGGTCAGCCGTACTGGTTCGAGGTCGCCTGA
- a CDS encoding HEPN domain-containing protein, which yields MRNRELAADYVRRATVRLRAIDVLFEAQSWADVVRESQEVVELALKGVLRSCGIDAPRIHDVSEVLLAERDRLPAGLQQEVERLAAISRDLRRDRELAFYGAEDLTPSSFYTRADAIQARDGAAFVVQAVTPCLAAVVDRWTPIVDPG from the coding sequence ATGCGCAACCGCGAGCTGGCCGCCGACTACGTTCGACGCGCGACCGTGCGGTTGCGCGCTATCGACGTGCTGTTCGAGGCGCAGAGCTGGGCCGACGTGGTGCGAGAGTCGCAGGAGGTCGTCGAACTGGCACTCAAAGGCGTGCTGCGAAGTTGCGGCATCGACGCTCCGAGGATCCACGACGTCTCGGAGGTGTTATTGGCCGAGCGCGACCGGTTGCCTGCTGGCCTGCAGCAAGAGGTGGAACGGCTGGCGGCAATCTCGCGCGATCTGCGGCGCGATCGCGAGTTGGCGTTTTACGGAGCCGAGGACCTGACCCCATCGAGCTTCTATACGCGGGCCGACGCCATACAGGCACGGGATGGGGCGGCGTTCGTGGTGCAGGCGGTGACCCCCTGCCTGGCGGCAGTGGTAGACCGATGGACACCCATCGTTGACCCTGGTTGA